Proteins from a single region of Desulfovibrio sp. JC022:
- a CDS encoding acetyl-CoA hydrolase/transferase family protein, which translates to MYKALRGPASFTKADFMNIYQAEYQRKLTTAQKAVGRISNGDTIVHGVTVAEPPALLKAIADRAKADDLTQIEMYSFNPQKHAADTYLASDIQHNIHAKSWFLGPSARKLAAVGLVQFIPSYLHQVPKFIREDMEVNVCVTTVSPMDKAGYFSFGTANDLTSTAARQAKFLILEVNENMPRVFGDSLVHISEVDCVVENHTRLLQLPAPAPKEFDAAIGKAVAGIIKDNSVLQLGIGTLPNAICPFLTEHNDLGIHSELFGPGMKNLILNGNITGRTKSLHRYKHVFAVSYGTDDTFEFMNDNPAMESYPADYVMNPCVVAKNDNMVAVNSVIEVDLTGQCNAEHMAGQEFSGTGGQLDFVRGAYAAKNGISVMTTYATAKNDTISRIVPRLGRDAAVTTPRTDVHYLCTEYGIVNIKNRSVGERAEAIISIAHPDFRDELRREAEKMRLF; encoded by the coding sequence TTGTATAAGGCGTTGCGTGGTCCTGCAAGTTTTACCAAGGCGGATTTCATGAATATTTATCAGGCTGAATACCAGAGGAAATTAACTACTGCCCAAAAGGCGGTGGGTCGCATCAGCAATGGTGATACCATTGTTCACGGTGTAACTGTTGCTGAACCGCCAGCTCTGCTTAAAGCTATTGCAGACCGGGCTAAGGCAGATGATTTAACTCAAATTGAAATGTATTCGTTCAACCCGCAGAAGCATGCCGCCGATACCTATCTTGCCAGCGACATTCAGCATAACATCCATGCCAAATCCTGGTTTTTGGGGCCTTCCGCCCGTAAACTGGCTGCCGTCGGACTGGTACAGTTTATTCCGTCCTATTTGCATCAGGTTCCCAAGTTTATCAGGGAAGATATGGAAGTAAATGTATGCGTGACAACTGTTTCGCCCATGGATAAGGCCGGGTATTTTTCGTTCGGCACAGCTAATGATTTAACTTCAACTGCCGCGCGTCAGGCTAAATTTCTTATTCTTGAGGTTAACGAGAATATGCCCCGGGTCTTCGGTGATTCGCTTGTTCATATTTCGGAAGTTGATTGTGTGGTTGAAAACCATACCCGGCTTCTGCAGCTTCCCGCTCCCGCGCCAAAGGAATTTGATGCCGCCATCGGAAAGGCTGTGGCCGGGATCATTAAGGATAATTCCGTACTTCAGCTCGGTATAGGCACTTTGCCTAATGCCATTTGCCCGTTTCTTACTGAACATAATGATTTAGGCATACATTCAGAATTGTTCGGTCCGGGGATGAAGAATCTTATTCTTAATGGGAATATTACCGGGCGGACTAAGAGTCTGCATCGGTACAAACATGTTTTTGCTGTTTCTTATGGAACAGACGACACATTTGAGTTTATGAACGACAACCCTGCCATGGAAAGTTATCCCGCAGATTATGTCATGAATCCGTGTGTGGTTGCGAAAAATGATAATATGGTGGCGGTGAACTCGGTCATTGAAGTAGACCTGACCGGACAGTGCAATGCTGAACATATGGCAGGGCAAGAGTTCAGCGGCACCGGGGGACAGCTTGATTTTGTGCGCGGTGCATATGCAGCCAAAAACGGAATCTCGGTCATGACCACTTATGCCACGGCCAAGAATGATACCATTTCACGCATAGTTCCCCGGCTGGGCAGGGATGCTGCGGTAACTACGCCGCGTACGGACGTGCATTATCTTTGTACCGAGTACGGCATCGTAAATATCAAGAACAGGTCAGTAGGGGAGAGGGCTGAAGCGATTATCAGCATTGCCCACCCTGATTTCAGGGATGAGTTACGGCGTGAAGCTGAGAAGATGAGATTATTTTAA
- a CDS encoding nucleoside deaminase — protein sequence MNNTIITRGTPPTQPPQGQTWRSMMDVAMCEAFKARQHDEVPIGAALFTAEGNLIGTGNNTPLTHNDPTGHAEVNCIRNACEKLNNYRLPRGTILVVTLEPCIMCLGAIIHARVGGVVFGAPDPKAGAVVSNLEGTELPFANHKFWTIGGVCEAECKEILQSFFLHKRKK from the coding sequence ATGAACAATACGATTATCACCAGAGGCACCCCACCTACCCAGCCGCCGCAAGGCCAGACATGGCGTTCCATGATGGACGTTGCCATGTGCGAAGCCTTCAAAGCCCGCCAGCACGATGAAGTGCCCATTGGCGCAGCTCTTTTTACAGCAGAAGGCAATCTCATCGGAACCGGAAATAACACCCCGCTTACACATAACGACCCCACCGGACACGCGGAGGTTAACTGCATTCGCAACGCCTGCGAGAAACTGAATAATTATCGATTGCCACGAGGAACCATTCTGGTGGTCACGTTAGAGCCATGCATCATGTGCCTCGGCGCAATCATCCATGCGCGGGTGGGAGGCGTTGTCTTCGGTGCCCCGGACCCCAAAGCCGGAGCTGTAGTATCCAATCTTGAAGGAACAGAGCTCCCCTTCGCCAATCACAAATTCTGGACCATCGGCGGGGTTTGTGAAGCTGAATGCAAGGAAATTTTACAGAGTTTTTTTCTGCATAAGAGAAAGAAATAA